From Microlunatus capsulatus, a single genomic window includes:
- a CDS encoding dioxygenase family protein, producing MPSQPHPSPTYEGRPLDRTEEELTDQGLPFDVVTLLSRRRLLRAAGLGATAVTLTACGATAATSGSPSAAAGALAEIPDETAGPYPGDGSNGPDVLEQSGIVRRDIRSSFGDADGTAEGVAMTLQLDLVDLADGSPFTGAAVYVWHCTREGGYSLYSDGITGENYLRGVQVADDDGAVTFTSVFPGCYSGRWPHVHFEVYPDVASTADATAAIATSQVALPEDVCRQVYGTDGYAASVANLDGVSLADDNVFGDDDGANQLGTVTGDVAGGLTVRLAVGIDTSTQPVAGQAPGGGAGGPGGAPPSGAPSGGPGGSPPSGAPTAGSTPG from the coding sequence GTGCCCAGCCAGCCCCACCCCAGCCCGACCTACGAGGGTCGCCCCCTCGACCGCACCGAGGAGGAGCTGACCGACCAGGGGCTCCCCTTCGACGTCGTCACCCTGCTCAGCCGGCGGCGGCTGCTGCGGGCGGCCGGCCTCGGCGCCACCGCCGTCACCCTGACCGCCTGCGGCGCCACCGCCGCGACCTCCGGGTCGCCGTCGGCGGCGGCGGGCGCGCTGGCCGAGATCCCCGACGAGACGGCCGGGCCCTACCCCGGGGACGGGTCCAACGGGCCGGACGTGCTGGAGCAGTCGGGCATCGTCCGCCGCGACATCCGCTCGAGCTTCGGCGACGCCGACGGGACCGCCGAGGGGGTGGCGATGACGCTCCAGCTGGACCTGGTGGACCTCGCCGACGGGTCGCCGTTCACCGGCGCCGCGGTCTACGTCTGGCACTGCACGCGGGAGGGCGGCTACTCGCTGTACTCCGACGGGATCACCGGGGAGAACTACCTGCGCGGGGTCCAGGTCGCCGACGACGACGGCGCCGTGACCTTCACCAGCGTCTTCCCCGGCTGCTACAGCGGCCGCTGGCCGCACGTCCACTTCGAGGTCTACCCCGACGTCGCCAGCACCGCCGACGCCACCGCGGCGATCGCCACCTCCCAGGTCGCGCTGCCCGAGGACGTCTGCCGGCAGGTCTACGGCACGGACGGCTACGCGGCCTCGGTGGCGAACCTCGACGGCGTCAGCCTGGCCGACGACAACGTCTTCGGCGACGACGACGGGGCGAACCAGCTGGGCACGGTGACCGGCGACGTCGCGGGCGGGCTGACGGTGCGGCTCGCCGTCGGGATCGACACCAGTACGCAGCCGGTCGCCGGCCAGGCTCCCGGTGGCGGCGCCGGCGGGCCCGGTGGCGCCCCGCCCTCCGGCGCGCCGTCGGGCGGACCGGGCGGCTCGCCGCCCAGCGGGGCCCCGACCGCGGGCTCCACGCCCGGCTGA
- a CDS encoding class I SAM-dependent methyltransferase: protein MRDPDTSGPTPEPSGPARDPYRGDPGARDAWDERYAGETRLWSGAPNGALVAEVAALPPGRVLDVGCGEGADVVWLAGRGWDVTALEVSGVALARAAAHARDAGVDARWVHAGLVEAAAGLTGFDLVSAQYPALPATPDAAGERALLGAVAPGGLLLLVHHAGVDEATARAHGFDPDDYVGPGSVRRLLDDGWAVEVDEDRPRVAPPGGAGAHHTHDHVLRVRRLR from the coding sequence GTGCGCGACCCCGACACCTCCGGACCCACCCCCGAGCCGTCCGGGCCTGCCCGTGACCCGTACCGCGGAGACCCCGGGGCCCGGGACGCCTGGGACGAGCGCTACGCGGGGGAGACCCGGCTGTGGAGCGGGGCGCCGAACGGCGCGCTGGTGGCCGAGGTGGCCGCGCTCCCGCCCGGCCGGGTGCTCGACGTGGGCTGCGGGGAGGGGGCGGACGTGGTCTGGCTCGCCGGCCGCGGCTGGGACGTCACCGCCCTGGAGGTCTCGGGCGTGGCCCTCGCCCGGGCGGCGGCGCACGCCCGCGACGCCGGCGTCGACGCCCGCTGGGTGCACGCCGGGCTGGTGGAGGCGGCAGCGGGGCTGACCGGCTTCGACCTCGTCTCGGCCCAGTACCCCGCCCTGCCGGCGACGCCCGACGCCGCGGGGGAGCGGGCGCTGCTCGGCGCCGTCGCCCCGGGCGGCCTGCTGCTCCTGGTGCACCACGCCGGTGTCGACGAGGCGACGGCCCGCGCGCACGGCTTCGACCCCGACGACTACGTCGGCCCGGGCTCGGTGCGCCGCCTGCTCGACGACGGCTGGGCCGTCGAGGTCGACGAGGACCGCCCGCGGGTGGCGCCGCCCGGCGGCGCCGGCGCCCACCACACCCACGACCACGTGCTGCGGGTGCGCCGGCTGCGCTGA
- a CDS encoding CHASE3 domain-containing protein: MRSLWSRSGRELTLRQAILSSMALLVAMTVLSAGVTTWERLQVGDVRAELRERLRPAQTAVADLTRAYVDQESGQRGYALTRLDTFLQPYERGREESDRLQQQLTGLLDTDPTATALLASAAEAGRTWQQEVAEPELAARRQGPVSTADTEAFALRGKELFDGLRQRLGDVASRVSQLTQDRLAQVAAAQQRANVATTLAALLAVTVGVGTAFALARRTTRPLSRLVDELAAVAAGDRSRPITVAGPSEVRTIAAAAETMRSALVESSAALAVAERRVGTADERERMARQVGDLTLHRLYGLTLGMSQLSSSHPQLAAEVRPLVEQTDTIAQELRGIIYPLPEDVEPAGGSAS, encoded by the coding sequence GTGAGGAGCCTCTGGTCCCGCTCGGGCCGCGAGCTGACGCTGCGGCAGGCGATCCTCTCGAGCATGGCGCTGCTGGTGGCCATGACCGTCCTCAGCGCAGGCGTCACCACCTGGGAGCGGCTGCAGGTCGGCGACGTCCGCGCCGAGCTGCGCGAGCGGCTGCGACCGGCCCAGACGGCCGTGGCCGACCTGACCCGGGCCTACGTCGACCAGGAGTCGGGCCAGCGCGGCTACGCGCTCACCCGGCTGGACACCTTCCTGCAGCCCTACGAGCGGGGACGCGAGGAGAGCGACCGGCTGCAGCAGCAGCTGACCGGGCTGCTGGACACCGACCCGACGGCCACCGCGCTGCTGGCCTCGGCCGCCGAGGCCGGTCGCACCTGGCAGCAGGAGGTCGCCGAGCCCGAGCTGGCCGCTCGCCGGCAGGGTCCGGTGTCCACGGCCGACACCGAGGCGTTCGCGCTCCGGGGCAAGGAGCTGTTCGACGGACTGCGGCAGCGGCTGGGCGACGTCGCGTCCCGGGTGAGCCAGCTCACCCAGGACCGGCTGGCCCAGGTGGCCGCGGCGCAGCAGCGCGCCAACGTCGCCACGACCCTGGCCGCGCTGCTCGCCGTCACCGTCGGGGTGGGGACGGCGTTCGCCCTGGCGCGCCGGACCACCCGACCGCTGAGCCGGCTCGTCGACGAGCTGGCCGCGGTGGCCGCCGGGGACCGCAGCCGGCCGATCACCGTCGCCGGGCCGTCCGAGGTGCGCACGATCGCCGCCGCGGCCGAGACGATGCGCAGCGCGCTGGTGGAGAGCTCCGCGGCCCTGGCGGTGGCCGAGCGCCGGGTCGGCACCGCCGACGAGCGCGAGCGGATGGCGCGCCAGGTCGGCGACCTCACCCTGCACCGGCTCTACGGCCTGACGCTGGGGATGAGCCAGCTGAGCAGCAGCCACCCGCAGCTGGCCGCCGAGGTCCGGCCGCTGGTGGAGCAGACCGACACCATCGCCCAGGAGCTGCGCGGCATCATCTACCCGCTGCCCGAGGACGTCGAGCCCGCGGGGGGCAGCGCGTCCTGA